The nucleotide window GCCGCAGCCAGCGCATGACAGATCGCGCGACCCGCTCCGCCCGCCCCGATCACGACGCAGCGGCGGTCGGGATCGAATATCCCCGCCTCGCGCGCCGCATTCAGAAAGCCGCCGCCGTCGAAGGATTCACCGACCAGCCGACCACCAGCCTCGATCCGGATCGTGTTGACGACGCCCTCGAACTCGGCGGCTGGCCCCACCGCGTCGCACAGTTCGAATGCCGCCGGCTTGTGCGGCATGGTGAGATTGAAGCCGGCGACGCTCGGCGATTTCGCGAGCACGCGGATCGTTTCGGAAAGATGTTCCGGCGCAATGTCGAGCGGCACCATGTGCCAGTCCAGCCCGTTGCCCTGGAAGTAAGGCGTGTAATGGCGAGGCGCGCCGACATGTCCGGCCGGATGGGCAAAGATGAATACAAATCGTGAAGCACCGGTCGGAAGCCGCATCGCTTTCACCCTTTCACCGCGCCCGCCGTCAGCCCGCTCACCAGATAGCGGCGCACGGCGAGCGAGAAAATCAGGACCGGCGCCATCACCAACGAGCCGCCCGCGGCGATCTTGCCCCACTCCCAGCCCTCGTAGTTCATGAAGTTGACCACGGCGACTGGCGCCGTGCGCGCATTGGTCCGCGTCAGGATCAGCGCAAAGAAAAAGTCGTTCCAGGCGTAGAGGAAGCACAGGATTGCGGTGGCGGCGATGCCGGGCGCGACCATCGGCAGCACGATGTGGAGAAAGACGACCCGTGTCGACGCGCCGTCGACCAGCGCCGCCTCTTCCAGCGACGTCGGCACGGTTTCAAAAAACGGCTGCATCATCCAGATCACCAGCGGCAGGTTGAAGCTGGTGTAGACCAGCACCAGCCCGGTGACGGTATCGAGCAGCCCGATCCAGCGATAGAACAGGAAGAACGGAATCGTGAACGCGATCGGCGGCGCCATTCGCGTCACCAGGATGGCAAAGCTCAGCGCGTGCTTTCCCCTCCCCGCCCAGCGCGATAACGCGTAGGCCGCGGGCACCCCGAGAACGAGCGCCAATGCCGTGGAGAATGACGCGCTCATCAGGCTGTTGACAAAGGAAGCCGCGAACGCGCCTTGCCAGAGCGACGCATAGTTTTGCAGCGTCGGCGTGAAGATCAAAGGCGGCGGAAACTGCAGGATCAGGTCGTTGGACTTGAAGCTCATCTGCAAGAGCCAGAGGAACGGCGACAGCAGCACGATCAGCGTCACGCCGATCGCAACCAGCCGGCGCGGGCTGGCCGAACGGCGGACCGGGCCACTCATGCCCCCACTCATGCCATGGCCTCGCGGCGACGGCCCATCCACACCACGCCGAGGCTGACGGCAACGACGAGCAACAGCATTACGATGGTGACCGAACTGGAATAGCCGATCTCGTTGAAGTCGAATGCGAGCAGATAGGCGTAATAGTTGGTCACCTCGGTGACGCTGCCCGGCCCGCCGCCGGTCAAGAGGAACACCAGCGGAAACGCCTTCACGCTGTCGATCAGGCGAAACATGCCCGAGATGACCAGGATCGGCGTGATGAAGGGCAGCGTGATGTAGAAGAAGATCTGCAGCCGGTTGGCGCCGTCGACCAGCGCCGCTTCGGAAAATTCCTCCGGAATGGTCTGCAGCGCGGCCAATACCATCAGGAAGGTGAAGGGCATCCATTCCCAGGTGTCGGCGATGATGATCGCGGTCAGCGCGAAATCGACGCTCGAGGTCAGCGACGGCATCGCCACGTTTAGCAGGCTTGCGGCGTAGTAGAGCGGGCTGATGTCGGGCGTATAGATCAGCTTCCAGATGATCGCCACGACGATCGGCGGCAGCACCATCGGAATCAGGAACAAAGTGCGGGCGAATTCCACCACGCGAGACTGCGTGTGCAGCAATAGCGCGAGCAGCATACCGAGCAGGACCTGCAGCAACACACCCCAGAACGACAGCTTGGCCTGCACCCACAGCGAATTGACGAAGCGCGGGTCGCCGGGGAGCAGGCGATAGTTCCGCAAGGGCGAGCTGAAATCGGTCGATGATCCCGGATTGACCAGTTGGAACGGCGTCAGGCTGGTCACGACAAGATAGATCGCAGGCAAGCCTGCGATCACAAACAACACGATCAGGCTCGGCGCCAGCGCGATGGCGTTGAAGCGGCGGCGCTCGGCGTCGACCAGTCCCTTATCCCTCAAAGCGCGGTCCCGGCACGGCGAAGATTGGCCACCGCCTGCTCCTGCGCCGCGTTCATCGCCGCGGCTGCTGTGAGCTGTCCCGTCGCTACCTGTTCGAACGCCTTGTTGAGGACATCGCCAACGATCGGGAACTCCTTCACCGTGCG belongs to Bradyrhizobium icense and includes:
- a CDS encoding shikimate dehydrogenase family protein; this encodes MRLPTGASRFVFIFAHPAGHVGAPRHYTPYFQGNGLDWHMVPLDIAPEHLSETIRVLAKSPSVAGFNLTMPHKPAAFELCDAVGPAAEFEGVVNTIRIEAGGRLVGESFDGGGFLNAAREAGIFDPDRRCVVIGAGGAGRAICHALAAAGARRLRILNEAPGPVEMLARKLRSRFVDLEVSLDEKFDDAGLLVNATSLGLRETDALPMNPARLPDDCAVFDIIAARRTEFMQASAARGLKVVDGVAMIKHQLPLQTAFWRGES
- a CDS encoding carbohydrate ABC transporter permease, giving the protein MSGPVRRSASPRRLVAIGVTLIVLLSPFLWLLQMSFKSNDLILQFPPPLIFTPTLQNYASLWQGAFAASFVNSLMSASFSTALALVLGVPAAYALSRWAGRGKHALSFAILVTRMAPPIAFTIPFFLFYRWIGLLDTVTGLVLVYTSFNLPLVIWMMQPFFETVPTSLEEAALVDGASTRVVFLHIVLPMVAPGIAATAILCFLYAWNDFFFALILTRTNARTAPVAVVNFMNYEGWEWGKIAAGGSLVMAPVLIFSLAVRRYLVSGLTAGAVKG
- a CDS encoding carbohydrate ABC transporter permease, which produces MRDKGLVDAERRRFNAIALAPSLIVLFVIAGLPAIYLVVTSLTPFQLVNPGSSTDFSSPLRNYRLLPGDPRFVNSLWVQAKLSFWGVLLQVLLGMLLALLLHTQSRVVEFARTLFLIPMVLPPIVVAIIWKLIYTPDISPLYYAASLLNVAMPSLTSSVDFALTAIIIADTWEWMPFTFLMVLAALQTIPEEFSEAALVDGANRLQIFFYITLPFITPILVISGMFRLIDSVKAFPLVFLLTGGGPGSVTEVTNYYAYLLAFDFNEIGYSSSVTIVMLLLVVAVSLGVVWMGRRREAMA